A region of Paramormyrops kingsleyae isolate MSU_618 chromosome 17, PKINGS_0.4, whole genome shotgun sequence DNA encodes the following proteins:
- the LOC111844848 gene encoding uncharacterized protein isoform X1 has translation MEFLKFLPSFSSRKVLCAAGMVVAAAGTAYLIRRLWERAQPEEDHQHQESSDDFIADEDPEVIMDEIMDEEKGQLMTWDFSPLFFGPVAEVRSQSRECQPAARGTTLRSTECHTRDMMVIKVTLVYWIRISGSEVYLWVMNTRETTELSTEGFPRFTVTVQEVTGVKLVAGKVQQYSSYCIVDATAKRTSINDRVKFNSYTQFSGMFLGPDGSLSTAKWDDAKTDIQPREDCEDHQHQESSDDFTADEDLEVIMDEIMDEEKGQLMTWDFSPLFFGPVTEVRSQSRECQPAARGTTLRSTECHTRDMMVIKVTLVYWIHISGSEVYLWVMNTRETTELSTEGFPRFTETVQGVTGVKLVAGKVQQYSSYCIVDATAKRTSINDRVHFNSCTRFTGMFLGPDGSLSTAKWDDAKTDIQPREDCEESARLNEAPSPVPPVEDACTSSAARKQLSGRRICSRLRQTLCRVVPKRLHRCHQ, from the exons ATGGAGTTCCTGAAATTTCTTCCCAGTTTCAGTTCTCGTAAAGTGCTCTGCGCAGCTGGAATGGTGGTTGCGGCTGCCGGTACTGCGTATCTAATCCGGCGGCTCTGGGAAAGGGCACAACCGGAGGAAG ACCATCAGCATCAGGAGTCATCAGATGACTTTATTGCTGATGAAGACCCGGAGGTCATCATGGATGAG ATCATGGATGAAGAAAAGGGACAGCTTATGACTTGGGACTTCAGTCCATTGTTCTTTGGACCAGTCGCAGAAGTCAGA AGCCAGTCCAGAGAATGTCAGCCTGCTGCAAGGGGCACAACCCTCCGCAGCACCGAGTGCCACACCCGTGACATGATG GTCATTAAAGTCACGCTGGTGTATTGGATCCGCATCTCTGGCAGTGAAGTTTATCTCTGGGTTATGAACACCAGGGAGACAACTGAACTGAGTACTGAG GGCTTTCCCCGGTTTACTGTGACAGTACAAGAGGTCACAGGTGTCAAG CTGGTAGCAGGGAAGGTGCAGCAATACTCATCTTACTGCATTGTGGATGCTACTGCTAAGCGTACCTCAATTAACGATCGTGTG AAATTCAACTCATACACTCAATTTTCCGGCATGTTCCTCGGGCCTGACGGATCATTGTCAACGGCCAAGTGGGATGATGCCAAGACAGACATACAGCCAAGAGAGGACTGTGAAG ACCATCAGCATCAGGAGTCATCAGATGACTTTACTGCTGATGAAGACCTGGAGGTCATCATGGATGAG ATCATGGATGAAGAAAAGGGACAGCTTATGACTTGGGACTTCAGTCCATTGTTCTTTGGACCAGTCACAGAAGTCAGA AGCCAGTCCAGAGAATGTCAGCCTGCTGCAAGGGGCACAACCCTCCGCAGCACCGAGTGCCACACCCGTGACATGATG GTCATTAAAGTCACGCTGGTGTATTGGATCCACATCTCTGGCAGTGAAGTTTATCTCTGGGTTATGAACACCAGGGAGACAACTGAACTGAGTACTGAG GGCTTTCCCCGGTTTACTGAGACAGTACAAGGGGTCACAGGTGTCAAG CTGGTAGCAGGGAAGGTGCAGCAGTACTCATCTTACTGCATTGTGGATGCTACTGCTAAGCGTACCTCAATTAACGATCGTGTG CATTTCAACTCATGCACTCGATTTACCGGCATGTTCCTCGGGCCTGACGGATCATTGTCAACGGCCAAGTGGGATGATGCCAAGACAGACATACAGCCAAGAGAGGACTGTGAAG AGTCAGCCAGGCTGAATGAGGCTCCTTCCCCCGTCCCCCCAGTGGAAGACGCATGTACGAGCTCTGCAGCAAGGAAGCAACTCAGTGGGCGACGGATCTGCTCAAGACTCCGTCAGACCCTTTGCAGAGTGGTGCCCAAGCGTCTTCACCGCTGTCATCAGTAA
- the LOC111844848 gene encoding uncharacterized protein isoform X2: MEFLKFLPSFSSRKVLCAAGMVVAAAGTAYLIRRLWERAQPEEDHQHQESSDDFIADEDPEVIMDESQSRECQPAARGTTLRSTECHTRDMMVIKVTLVYWIRISGSEVYLWVMNTRETTELSTEGFPRFTVTVQEVTGVKLVAGKVQQYSSYCIVDATAKRTSINDRVKFNSYTQFSGMFLGPDGSLSTAKWDDAKTDIQPREDCEDHQHQESSDDFTADEDLEVIMDEIMDEEKGQLMTWDFSPLFFGPVTEVRSQSRECQPAARGTTLRSTECHTRDMMVIKVTLVYWIHISGSEVYLWVMNTRETTELSTEGFPRFTETVQGVTGVKLVAGKVQQYSSYCIVDATAKRTSINDRVHFNSCTRFTGMFLGPDGSLSTAKWDDAKTDIQPREDCEESARLNEAPSPVPPVEDACTSSAARKQLSGRRICSRLRQTLCRVVPKRLHRCHQ, from the exons ATGGAGTTCCTGAAATTTCTTCCCAGTTTCAGTTCTCGTAAAGTGCTCTGCGCAGCTGGAATGGTGGTTGCGGCTGCCGGTACTGCGTATCTAATCCGGCGGCTCTGGGAAAGGGCACAACCGGAGGAAG ACCATCAGCATCAGGAGTCATCAGATGACTTTATTGCTGATGAAGACCCGGAGGTCATCATGGATGAG AGCCAGTCCAGAGAATGTCAGCCTGCTGCAAGGGGCACAACCCTCCGCAGCACCGAGTGCCACACCCGTGACATGATG GTCATTAAAGTCACGCTGGTGTATTGGATCCGCATCTCTGGCAGTGAAGTTTATCTCTGGGTTATGAACACCAGGGAGACAACTGAACTGAGTACTGAG GGCTTTCCCCGGTTTACTGTGACAGTACAAGAGGTCACAGGTGTCAAG CTGGTAGCAGGGAAGGTGCAGCAATACTCATCTTACTGCATTGTGGATGCTACTGCTAAGCGTACCTCAATTAACGATCGTGTG AAATTCAACTCATACACTCAATTTTCCGGCATGTTCCTCGGGCCTGACGGATCATTGTCAACGGCCAAGTGGGATGATGCCAAGACAGACATACAGCCAAGAGAGGACTGTGAAG ACCATCAGCATCAGGAGTCATCAGATGACTTTACTGCTGATGAAGACCTGGAGGTCATCATGGATGAG ATCATGGATGAAGAAAAGGGACAGCTTATGACTTGGGACTTCAGTCCATTGTTCTTTGGACCAGTCACAGAAGTCAGA AGCCAGTCCAGAGAATGTCAGCCTGCTGCAAGGGGCACAACCCTCCGCAGCACCGAGTGCCACACCCGTGACATGATG GTCATTAAAGTCACGCTGGTGTATTGGATCCACATCTCTGGCAGTGAAGTTTATCTCTGGGTTATGAACACCAGGGAGACAACTGAACTGAGTACTGAG GGCTTTCCCCGGTTTACTGAGACAGTACAAGGGGTCACAGGTGTCAAG CTGGTAGCAGGGAAGGTGCAGCAGTACTCATCTTACTGCATTGTGGATGCTACTGCTAAGCGTACCTCAATTAACGATCGTGTG CATTTCAACTCATGCACTCGATTTACCGGCATGTTCCTCGGGCCTGACGGATCATTGTCAACGGCCAAGTGGGATGATGCCAAGACAGACATACAGCCAAGAGAGGACTGTGAAG AGTCAGCCAGGCTGAATGAGGCTCCTTCCCCCGTCCCCCCAGTGGAAGACGCATGTACGAGCTCTGCAGCAAGGAAGCAACTCAGTGGGCGACGGATCTGCTCAAGACTCCGTCAGACCCTTTGCAGAGTGGTGCCCAAGCGTCTTCACCGCTGTCATCAGTAA
- the LOC140578990 gene encoding C-type lectin domain family 10 member A-like isoform X1, whose product MSDTVYSVINLNNLNPNDRVSSDNLKTETTGSSAHSYRRSTVCLGVLCFLLFISVIILGVYLMEVKPKQHIDDCSILVDERNQIQGNYSILLDERNQIHGNYSILAKEMEQLFLVLNNMTQLQEQNNQLQKNFSITVKNMTHLQEQNYQLQKNYTKLEDMKNKLVSEKNYFQQQCSSLKKDKDEIQKNYDALLSKLPLLQKYCHTTEKGRVCDPCPQGWKEHNGQCYYFSTSVTTWNESQNNCSKEAAHLVTVNSEEEQGFITKEGSSSYWIGLTDSVEEGVWRWVDGTDLKQGFWLYGEPDNKDQQSAGIKANCVINSNEWKDEPCEDQYRWICETQTLLRKPLHI is encoded by the exons ATGTCGGACACGGTTTACTCTGTCATAAATCTTAATAACTTAAATCCCAATGATCGTG TTTCATCAGACAATTTGAAGACCGAAACCACAGGATCCAGCGCCCATTCTTACAGACGGAGTACAGTGTGCCTGGGGGTCCTGTGTTTCCTCCTGTTCATTTCCGTAATAATTCTGGGTGTCTATT TGATGGAAGTTAAGCCCAAACAGCACATTGATGACTGCAGCATCCTGGTTGATGAGCGGAACCAGATACAGGGAAACTACAGCATCCTGCTTGATGAGCGAAACCAGATACATGGAAACTACAGCATCCTGGCTAAAGAGATGGAACAGCTTTTCCTTGTACTTAACAACATGACTCAACTACAGGAACAAAATAACCAGCTACAGAAAAATTTCAGCATCACAGTTAAGAACATGACACATCTACAAGAACAAAATTACCAGCTACAGAAAAATTATACAAAGTTAGAGGACATGAAGAATAAGTTGGTCAGTGAGAAGAATTATTTTCAGCAACAATGCAGCAGTTTGAAAAAAGATAAGgatgaaatacaaaaaaactaTGATGCTCTGTTAAGTAAATTACCCCTCCTTCAGAAGTACTGTCACACCACTGAAAAAG GGAGAGTCTGTGATCCCTGTCCTCAGGGCTGGAAGGAGCACAATGGCCAGTGTTACTATTTCTCTACAAGTGTAACGACCtggaatgaaagtcagaataacTGCAGTAAGGAGGCAGCTCACTTGGTGACTGTAAACAGTGAAGAGGAGCAG GGCTTCATTACCAAAGAGGGAAGCAGCAGTTACTGGATTGGACTGACTGACAGTGTGGAGGAGGGAGTTTGGCGCTGGGTGGACGGCACTGATCTGAAGCAGGG ATTCTGGTTATATGGGGAGCCGGACAATAAGGACCAGCAGTCAGCAGGCATAAAGGCAAACTGCGTCATTAATAGCaatgaatggaaggatgaaCCCTGTGAAGATCAGTATAGATGGATCTGTGAGACTCAGACACTGCTCCGCAAACCACTTCATATCTGA